The Bombus vancouverensis nearcticus chromosome 5, iyBomVanc1_principal, whole genome shotgun sequence genome segment GAGGATTCTCGCCCGACGATTAGGAGCAAAGTTCAACGTCTGGAAGTTAGTATTGTCGTTGCCTTAGCGACTTTCCACTCGAGTCCCGTGATAGATGCACCGACGGAAATACACCTAGCCAGCAATCTGAAGCGGGAAAAAGAGAAGACGATTGCGCGATATTTGGAGAGCTTCTTGTCTCACATTCGAGATCCTCAGGGCGGGACTTCACAACAGAATGATCCCGGAAAAGGTATGTCAGAAACATTTCCTACaaaaattttacatatatatatatatatataatgtcttatatttttatggaaatcgtaaagtaaaaaattacaaGTTTCTACAGTTAAATCGGAGACAAGACATTTGAAATATCATACTCTGTACTCTTTACTATTATCTAGTTATTAACTATTTATGTATTCTTAGTTATTGACGTTTATGCATAATacgagaaatttaaatatgaaaGTGAAACATGATCTTGCGTAAATATCCACAGTCTACTTCTTGCTCTCCCTTCGTTCGAGTCACTTATAATTGCCCAAACCTGTTACATTTTACGATACAGAAACATAACATTATAGAAACAACCGTTAAGTTGTTCAGATACTAGTTTTTGTGAATTGTTTACAACTCGTTTAAAAAGCTTTTAATCTGTTTTTCTAATTAACAAACACTATCTATAGAAAGTGACGTGACAAAGGAGAATGCAACAGTGAGTGAATCGTCGAAGAAAGAAACTACGAGCGTGCAAAATCAGCAGTCGAATAAACTACGAGGCATAGAAAACACCGTAGCTATCAGACTGACAGCTTTTGATCATCCTGGATCCTCGAAGTCGCCACAATTTAACAAGAAACCTATCTCGAAGCCTGGTCCTAG includes the following:
- the LOC117164893 gene encoding uncharacterized protein LOC117164893, whose product is MFTKIEDSRPTIRSKVQRLEVSIVVALATFHSSPVIDAPTEIHLASNLKREKEKTIARYLESFLSHIRDPQGGTSQQNDPGKESDVTKENATVSESSKKETTSVQNQQSNKLRGIENTVAIRLTAFDHPGSSKSPQFNKKPISKPGPSKVKSTQSKATQMRQNLSTQRLQENEDIDDDDSSLDIENVGRPQKYVLVGWDNFRSKLMITLLILFVLWAVIYFPLIRI